The following coding sequences are from one Rathayibacter sp. SW19 window:
- a CDS encoding exodeoxyribonuclease VII small subunit, whose protein sequence is MPGPSNDTATPLAPEVPSDDAPTQDLSYEQARDELVRVVAQLEQGSATLEESIALWERGEALASRCEEWLIGAKARLDAARAGAVAAEGTANG, encoded by the coding sequence ATGCCCGGCCCGTCGAACGACACCGCAACACCGCTCGCACCTGAAGTGCCATCCGACGACGCGCCAACCCAGGACTTGAGCTATGAGCAAGCGCGCGATGAACTCGTGCGGGTCGTCGCGCAGCTCGAGCAGGGTTCCGCGACACTGGAGGAGTCGATCGCACTCTGGGAGCGCGGCGAGGCTTTGGCCAGTCGCTGCGAGGAATGGTTGATCGGAGCGAAGGCACGACTCGATGCCGCTCGGGCAGGCGCAGTGGCAGCCGAGGGCACAGCGAACGGATGA
- the xseA gene encoding exodeoxyribonuclease VII large subunit, with protein sequence MTDAPPTVEAPWPVAVLANKIKAYIDRLGTAWVEGEIVQWGVSGGNVYGKLKDLSQDATVGFTIWSSVRGRLPADLKQGDRVITLMKPNYWVKGGTLSMQVFEMRHVGLGDLLERLERLRAQLKAEGLFDTSRKKPLPFLPHCIGLVTGKDSDAEKDVLRNAQLRWPAVNFRVVYAAVQGERTVAEVTAAIRTLDADPEVDVIIVARGGGDFQNLLGFSDESLVRAAAACVTPLVSAIGHEADRPLLDDVADLRASTPTDAAKRVVPDVAEQLVLVQQARTRLRTRLTGLIGHEIDRLGQLRSRPALADNAWIVDTRAQELTRFVARGAELASRALERAQSDAQKLTIRLRTLSPQGTLDRGYAIVQTVDGSVLRRSDDAPEGTELTVTVADGALGAISAGAKARE encoded by the coding sequence GTGACGGATGCACCCCCCACCGTGGAGGCACCGTGGCCGGTCGCTGTCCTGGCCAACAAGATCAAGGCCTACATCGACCGGTTAGGCACAGCATGGGTCGAGGGCGAGATCGTGCAGTGGGGAGTCTCCGGCGGCAACGTCTACGGAAAACTGAAGGATCTGAGCCAAGACGCCACCGTCGGATTCACAATCTGGTCGTCCGTGCGTGGTCGACTGCCCGCCGATCTGAAGCAGGGCGACCGGGTGATCACCCTGATGAAACCGAATTACTGGGTCAAGGGCGGCACCCTCTCGATGCAGGTGTTCGAGATGCGTCACGTGGGGCTCGGCGATCTTCTGGAACGGCTGGAACGACTGCGCGCCCAGTTGAAGGCCGAGGGTCTGTTCGACACCAGCCGCAAGAAGCCGCTGCCGTTCCTTCCGCACTGCATCGGCCTGGTCACCGGCAAAGATTCGGATGCCGAGAAAGACGTTCTGCGCAACGCGCAATTGCGCTGGCCGGCCGTGAACTTCCGGGTTGTGTACGCCGCGGTGCAGGGCGAGCGCACCGTTGCAGAGGTGACCGCAGCCATCCGCACCCTCGATGCCGATCCTGAGGTCGATGTGATCATCGTTGCGCGCGGCGGAGGCGACTTCCAGAATCTGCTTGGCTTCAGCGACGAGTCGCTCGTGCGAGCCGCGGCTGCGTGTGTGACCCCCCTGGTCAGTGCGATCGGGCACGAGGCTGATCGCCCGCTGCTCGATGATGTCGCCGACCTGCGCGCGTCAACGCCGACGGATGCCGCCAAGCGCGTCGTGCCCGACGTCGCGGAGCAACTGGTGCTCGTTCAGCAAGCGCGCACGCGGTTGCGCACGCGGCTGACGGGCCTGATCGGTCACGAGATCGATCGGCTGGGCCAGCTTCGCTCTCGTCCCGCCCTTGCAGACAACGCGTGGATCGTAGACACGCGAGCCCAGGAGCTCACACGTTTCGTCGCTCGCGGTGCAGAACTTGCCAGCCGCGCGCTCGAGCGTGCTCAAAGCGACGCACAGAAGCTCACGATTCGGCTGCGAACGTTGTCTCCACAGGGCACCCTCGACCGCGGATACGCCATCGTGCAAACCGTTGACGGCAGCGTTCTGCGGCGCAGCGACGACGCCCCAGAGGGTACCGAGCTCACGGTGACCGTTGCCGATGGAGCTCTCGGCGCGATCTCAGCCGGCGCCAAGGCGCGCGAATAG
- a CDS encoding PhoH family protein translates to MKQTERTYVLDTSVLLSDPQAIFRFAEHDVVIPVVVISELEGKRNDPEIGYFARQALRNLDDLREQHERLDFPIPVGQGGSLRVELNHSNMSVLPSGLQLGDNDSRILAVAQNLANDGLAVTVVSKDMPLRVKAASIGLAAEEYRAELAVDSGWTGLAEITLGSNDMALLYEQETMTSSLVAELPINTGLVVHSDRGSALGRVTGEREFKLVRGDRDVFGLHGRSAEQRLAIDLLLDPEIGILSLGGRAGTGKSALALCAGLEAVLERQQHKKIMVFRPLYAVGGQELGYLPGDQGEKMNPWGQAVFDTLGALVSDNVLEEVLERGILEVLPLTHIRGRSLHDAFVIVDEAQSLERNVLLTVLSRVGQNSRVVLTHDVAQRDNLRVGRHDGVASVIETLKGHPLFAHITLTRSERSAIAALVTEMLEGPELLN, encoded by the coding sequence ATCAAACAAACCGAGCGTACCTATGTGTTGGATACCTCGGTTTTGTTGTCCGACCCGCAGGCGATCTTCCGGTTCGCCGAGCACGATGTTGTCATTCCCGTCGTGGTGATCAGTGAGCTCGAAGGCAAGCGCAACGATCCGGAGATCGGATACTTCGCCCGGCAGGCGTTGCGCAACCTCGACGATCTGCGCGAGCAGCACGAGCGACTCGACTTTCCGATCCCCGTCGGCCAGGGCGGTTCGTTGCGCGTAGAACTCAACCACTCGAACATGTCGGTGCTGCCGAGCGGCTTGCAGCTCGGCGACAATGACTCGCGGATTCTGGCGGTGGCACAGAATCTGGCCAACGACGGCCTCGCCGTCACGGTGGTCTCCAAGGACATGCCATTGCGCGTCAAAGCCGCATCTATCGGCTTGGCAGCCGAGGAGTACCGCGCTGAACTCGCCGTGGATTCCGGCTGGACCGGCTTGGCCGAAATCACCCTCGGCTCGAACGACATGGCGCTGCTCTACGAGCAGGAGACCATGACTTCATCGCTTGTTGCAGAGTTGCCGATCAACACCGGGCTCGTCGTACATTCCGATCGGGGGTCTGCACTCGGGCGGGTAACCGGTGAACGCGAGTTCAAGTTGGTGCGTGGTGACCGTGACGTGTTCGGGTTGCATGGCCGTTCGGCCGAGCAGAGACTGGCTATCGACCTGCTTCTCGACCCCGAGATCGGCATTCTGTCGCTCGGCGGACGAGCCGGAACCGGAAAGTCTGCGCTGGCATTGTGTGCCGGCCTGGAGGCCGTGCTGGAGCGGCAACAGCACAAGAAGATCATGGTGTTCCGGCCGTTGTATGCGGTCGGCGGGCAGGAACTCGGCTACCTGCCCGGGGACCAGGGCGAGAAGATGAACCCGTGGGGGCAAGCGGTGTTCGACACGTTGGGCGCCCTGGTCTCCGACAACGTGCTCGAGGAAGTGCTCGAGCGCGGGATCCTCGAGGTGCTGCCGCTGACGCACATCCGTGGACGTTCGCTGCACGATGCGTTCGTGATCGTGGACGAGGCACAATCCCTTGAACGCAACGTTCTTCTGACGGTGCTCAGCAGGGTCGGGCAGAATTCACGTGTCGTGCTCACCCACGATGTTGCGCAGCGGGACAACTTGCGCGTTGGCAGGCATGACGGTGTCGCGAGCGTCATTGAGACGCTGAAGGGGCATCCGCTGTTCGCTCACATCACGCTGACACGGTCTGAGCGCAGCGCGATTGCGGCGCTCGTCACCGAGATGCTGGAGGGCCCCGAACTGCTGAACTGA
- a CDS encoding 4-hydroxy-3-methylbut-2-enyl diphosphate reductase — translation MPGARARLKDTPVSGHKRVLLAAPRGYCAGVDRAVVAVEKALEKFGAPVYVRKQIVHNVHVVSSLERQGAIFVDDVDDVPVGAHVVFSAHGVAPSVVRSAADRGLQAIDATCPLVTKVHREAVRFARDDYEILLIGHEGHEEVEGTAGEAPEHVTLVTSPDAVDTLVVRDPEKVVWLSQTTLSVDETMETVRRLRARFPNLQDPPSDDICYATQNRQVAIKKVAEEAELVIVVGSANSSNSVRLVEVALEHGAKAAHRVDYAAEVKQEWLENVNTVGVTSGASVPEVLVRELLAELAEAGYGDVQEIKTAEEDLMFSLPKELRGDLTGARDDRALGGRRKASAR, via the coding sequence ATGCCCGGCGCTCGGGCCAGGCTCAAGGATACCCCGGTGTCCGGACACAAGCGGGTGCTGCTCGCCGCGCCGCGCGGGTATTGCGCCGGTGTCGATCGTGCCGTTGTCGCCGTCGAAAAGGCTCTCGAAAAGTTTGGAGCGCCGGTCTACGTGCGCAAGCAGATCGTGCACAACGTGCACGTTGTTTCGAGCCTCGAGCGGCAGGGCGCGATCTTCGTCGACGATGTCGACGACGTGCCGGTGGGGGCGCACGTGGTGTTCAGCGCTCACGGCGTCGCGCCGTCCGTGGTGCGATCCGCCGCCGATCGCGGTCTCCAAGCCATCGACGCGACCTGCCCGCTGGTCACCAAGGTGCACCGCGAGGCCGTGCGTTTTGCCAGAGACGACTACGAGATCCTGCTTATCGGCCATGAGGGGCACGAAGAGGTCGAGGGAACCGCGGGTGAAGCACCGGAGCACGTGACCCTGGTCACCAGCCCGGATGCGGTTGACACCCTTGTCGTGCGTGATCCGGAAAAGGTCGTCTGGCTGTCACAGACCACTTTGTCCGTTGACGAGACCATGGAGACCGTGCGTCGCCTGCGCGCACGTTTTCCGAACCTGCAGGATCCGCCCAGCGATGACATCTGCTACGCGACTCAGAACCGTCAAGTGGCGATCAAGAAGGTCGCAGAGGAAGCAGAACTCGTCATCGTGGTTGGGTCGGCGAACTCCTCCAACTCTGTTCGACTGGTCGAGGTGGCACTCGAGCACGGAGCCAAGGCTGCGCACCGCGTCGACTATGCCGCCGAGGTGAAGCAGGAGTGGCTTGAGAATGTGAACACCGTCGGAGTGACCAGCGGGGCATCCGTGCCTGAGGTGCTGGTGCGCGAACTACTCGCCGAGCTGGCAGAAGCCGGCTACGGCGACGTGCAGGAGATCAAGACGGCAGAGGAAGATCTCATGTTCTCATTGCCGAAGGAATTGCGTGGAGACCTGACCGGAGCGCGGGACGATCGTGCCTTGGGCGGCCGCAGGAAGGCCAGCGCGCGATGA
- a CDS encoding carbonic anhydrase, protein MSLNPEQAWSALEHGNQRFVNGTPEHPRQDVERRRETQVTQHPIAAIFGCSDSRLAAEIIFDLGLGDAFVIRNAGQVISDSVLGSLEYAVAVLSVPVIVVLGHDSCGGVRAAIESQAADAAPLPPHIAHLIAPIVPAVRTVTHTAPGAAIDPATVDAHEVGLQHLRTTVSQLLEQSEIISHAVAEGNLAIVSGNYELHHGRVVADIKVGLS, encoded by the coding sequence GTGAGTCTCAATCCTGAACAAGCGTGGAGTGCACTCGAGCACGGCAACCAGCGATTCGTCAACGGCACACCGGAGCACCCACGTCAGGATGTCGAGCGGCGACGAGAAACGCAGGTCACACAGCATCCGATCGCGGCCATCTTCGGCTGCAGCGACTCGCGCCTGGCCGCAGAAATCATCTTCGACCTCGGTCTCGGAGACGCATTCGTCATCCGCAATGCCGGGCAGGTCATCTCAGACTCCGTGCTCGGGTCGCTTGAATACGCCGTCGCGGTGCTGTCTGTGCCCGTGATCGTTGTGCTCGGGCACGACTCCTGTGGTGGTGTGCGTGCGGCGATCGAGTCGCAGGCGGCGGATGCCGCGCCCCTGCCCCCGCACATCGCCCATCTGATCGCACCGATCGTTCCCGCTGTACGCACCGTCACCCACACGGCACCGGGTGCTGCAATCGACCCCGCCACGGTCGACGCACACGAGGTCGGACTTCAGCACTTGCGCACGACCGTTTCGCAGTTGCTGGAGCAGTCCGAGATCATCAGCCACGCAGTGGCTGAGGGTAACCTGGCTATTGTCAGCGGCAACTACGAGCTTCATCATGGGCGCGTGGTTGCGGACATCAAAGTCGGCCTCAGCTAG
- a CDS encoding class II fumarate hydratase gives MEHIVVDNADDGAYRIEHDTMGEVRVPASALYGAQTQRAVENFPISGTRLEPTQVVALARIKKSAALANARLGVLDTAIAEAIAASADEVIDGGHADQFPIDVYQTGSGTSSNMNMNEVLAALATQRLGSPVHPNDHVNASQSSNDVFPTSVHVAVTSALIDELIPALDHLAVAFEEKAELWKDAVKSGRTHLMDATPVTLGQEFGGYASQIRLGVERVQGTLHRVAEVPLGGTAVGTGINTPLGFPQLVIELLTAETELPITEARNHFEAQANRDALVEASGALRVIAVSLTKICNDLRWMGSGPNTGLGELHLPDLQPGSSIMPGKVNPVIPEAVLMVAARVIGNDATIAWSGASGSFELNVAIPVMGTALLESIRLLTSSARVLADKTVAGLEANIERARALAESSPSIVTPLNKIIGYEQAAKIVKYSVANAVTVREATLALGFVDRGELSIEQLDSALDVLSMTHPN, from the coding sequence ATGGAACACATCGTGGTGGACAACGCCGACGACGGCGCATATCGCATCGAACACGACACGATGGGCGAGGTGCGGGTGCCCGCGTCAGCCCTCTACGGTGCTCAGACACAGCGAGCCGTGGAGAACTTCCCGATTTCGGGAACACGGCTCGAGCCGACCCAGGTCGTCGCACTGGCCAGGATCAAGAAGTCGGCGGCCCTGGCCAATGCGCGGCTGGGGGTGCTTGACACGGCCATCGCCGAGGCGATCGCTGCCAGCGCCGACGAGGTGATCGACGGAGGCCACGCCGATCAGTTCCCGATCGACGTGTATCAAACCGGCAGCGGCACGTCTTCGAACATGAACATGAATGAAGTGCTCGCTGCCCTCGCGACGCAGCGTCTGGGCAGCCCGGTGCATCCGAACGACCACGTCAATGCGTCGCAGTCCTCGAACGATGTGTTCCCCACCTCGGTGCACGTTGCCGTGACCAGCGCGCTGATTGATGAGTTGATCCCCGCCCTCGACCACCTGGCTGTGGCATTCGAGGAGAAGGCCGAGCTGTGGAAAGACGCGGTCAAGTCGGGCCGTACGCACCTGATGGATGCCACTCCGGTCACCCTCGGTCAGGAGTTCGGCGGCTATGCGTCGCAGATCCGGCTCGGAGTCGAACGCGTGCAGGGCACGCTGCATCGTGTCGCGGAAGTACCCCTCGGCGGCACCGCAGTGGGCACGGGAATCAACACACCGCTCGGATTCCCGCAGCTGGTCATCGAATTGCTCACAGCCGAAACAGAGCTGCCGATCACCGAAGCCCGCAACCACTTCGAAGCGCAAGCGAACCGCGATGCGCTGGTCGAAGCATCCGGTGCACTGCGTGTCATCGCGGTGAGCCTGACGAAGATCTGCAATGACCTGCGCTGGATGGGTTCCGGCCCGAACACCGGGCTCGGCGAGCTTCACCTGCCCGACCTGCAACCCGGTTCGTCGATCATGCCCGGCAAAGTCAACCCGGTCATCCCGGAGGCTGTGCTCATGGTTGCCGCGCGCGTCATCGGCAACGATGCAACGATTGCGTGGAGCGGGGCGTCCGGCTCGTTCGAACTGAACGTGGCGATCCCCGTGATGGGCACTGCACTGCTGGAGTCGATCCGGCTGCTGACGAGTTCAGCGCGGGTGCTGGCTGACAAGACCGTGGCCGGCCTTGAGGCGAACATCGAACGAGCGCGCGCGCTGGCCGAATCTTCCCCGTCGATCGTGACGCCGCTGAACAAGATCATCGGCTACGAGCAGGCTGCGAAAATTGTGAAGTATTCCGTGGCAAACGCGGTCACTGTGCGTGAGGCGACGCTCGCGCTCGGTTTCGTCGACCGCGGCGAGCTGAGCATCGAGCAATTGGATTCCGCCCTCGATGTGCTCTCGATGACGCACCCGAACTAG
- a CDS encoding aminotransferase class V-fold PLP-dependent enzyme, with protein sequence MTTIEAFALGFVEDPGYLDYGRVGPLSATVMAELQGGVDTLGKARFGSVALLHDEAERLHAAAASLLGFPADQIVTQPNTGTGLMHALFGISGPVLISAAEFPSITLAAARAAESLGRLEPVWMQSEHGRVTPGQVAEHLTDDTTAVVVSLVDSRTGYLTDIEGIRQVIGDRLLIVDAIQGLGVVDAPYSVADVVASGGQKWTRAGWGTGVLAMSERAIERIEPVFSGASGTDAFEPFDEIFPPTRGARAFTLANADRLAEAAFAAALEEISEVGVAAIQEAVSTQVDAVIELADEFSLAVASSRDPRERAGIVILAPEADELTRLRASLFNHGVTVTTRGSVVRLSVHAVTADETLDMLRGAFTEFARVG encoded by the coding sequence ATGACGACGATCGAAGCCTTCGCTTTAGGCTTTGTCGAAGATCCCGGGTATCTGGATTACGGCCGGGTCGGCCCGCTGTCCGCCACGGTCATGGCGGAGTTGCAGGGTGGCGTCGACACGCTCGGCAAGGCCCGTTTCGGCAGCGTTGCGCTGCTGCACGATGAGGCGGAACGGCTGCACGCGGCCGCGGCGAGCCTCCTGGGATTTCCGGCGGACCAGATCGTGACCCAGCCGAACACGGGAACAGGCCTCATGCATGCCCTGTTCGGTATCAGCGGGCCGGTGCTGATCTCCGCGGCGGAATTTCCAAGCATCACCCTTGCCGCTGCCAGGGCGGCAGAGTCGCTCGGCAGGCTGGAACCGGTCTGGATGCAATCGGAGCACGGGCGCGTCACTCCGGGCCAAGTCGCGGAACACCTCACCGACGACACGACGGCGGTCGTGGTCAGCCTGGTCGACTCGCGCACGGGTTACCTCACCGATATCGAAGGCATTCGTCAGGTGATCGGCGACCGCCTGCTGATCGTTGACGCAATTCAGGGTCTCGGCGTCGTCGACGCGCCGTATTCGGTTGCGGATGTCGTCGCATCCGGTGGCCAGAAATGGACGAGAGCGGGGTGGGGAACCGGCGTTCTCGCGATGAGCGAGCGAGCCATCGAACGCATCGAGCCCGTGTTCAGCGGGGCGAGCGGAACGGACGCGTTCGAGCCGTTCGACGAGATTTTCCCGCCTACCCGCGGTGCACGCGCGTTCACGCTAGCGAATGCGGATCGGCTCGCTGAGGCCGCGTTCGCCGCCGCGCTCGAGGAGATCAGCGAGGTCGGAGTTGCGGCGATCCAGGAGGCGGTGTCGACGCAGGTCGATGCCGTCATCGAGCTCGCAGACGAGTTCTCGCTCGCGGTCGCGTCGTCGCGCGACCCGCGGGAACGAGCTGGGATTGTGATCCTGGCTCCGGAAGCGGACGAGCTGACTCGACTGCGCGCAAGCCTGTTCAACCACGGGGTGACAGTCACCACCCGCGGCAGTGTCGTGCGCCTGAGCGTGCACGCGGTCACTGCCGACGAGACGTTGGACATGCTGCGCGGCGCGTTCACGGAGTTCGCTCGCGTCGGCTAG
- a CDS encoding DUF6264 family protein encodes MNEPDRRPRPQYGEYASPEEQKASIQVPAERAHDESVPIARATPIAHENAGHGHPVDGQPGFSQRAPGAPGTGSARLTSAHSGDRIFAIALLALGLLNVVFTVPGLFDLSSTINATFQQMGVGSFTPTPLAHALGIALAVFYIVAWIGTLLLTMPRLRTGRVAFWIPLVAGVVVTLVSMICFLILFLGDPSFVAYMTKNV; translated from the coding sequence ATGAACGAACCGGATCGGCGGCCACGACCGCAGTACGGCGAGTACGCCTCACCGGAAGAGCAAAAGGCGAGCATTCAGGTGCCCGCCGAACGCGCGCACGACGAATCGGTGCCGATCGCGCGTGCCACACCGATCGCGCACGAAAACGCGGGGCACGGGCATCCTGTCGATGGGCAGCCGGGTTTCTCGCAGCGTGCGCCTGGCGCTCCGGGGACCGGCAGTGCGCGGCTGACGTCCGCGCATTCCGGAGACCGGATCTTCGCCATCGCCCTGTTGGCGCTGGGACTCCTGAATGTCGTGTTCACCGTGCCGGGCCTGTTTGACCTGTCGAGCACCATCAACGCGACTTTTCAACAGATGGGCGTCGGATCGTTCACGCCGACACCCCTCGCGCACGCACTTGGCATCGCCTTGGCCGTGTTCTACATCGTCGCCTGGATCGGCACCCTGCTTTTGACGATGCCGCGCCTGCGCACCGGTCGGGTCGCGTTTTGGATTCCGCTCGTAGCAGGCGTTGTCGTGACACTGGTCAGCATGATCTGTTTCCTGATCCTTTTTCTCGGTGACCCGAGCTTCGTTGCATACATGACGAAGAACGTCTGA
- a CDS encoding DUF4245 domain-containing protein encodes MTDNNSRAPIVAELGRPETPQETAARTALNSRNHRSRQTVNNLVYSLLATLAIVAVIILMVPRSTPLSETNVDFAAIAATGQGSEPDPLAVPKLSKAWTSNSAALRTADGNGVDSWYVGLITPSRQYIGFTQGFSANDTWLSQLLEDTTGTGAVTIDGVTWTVYDNRNSAADVGNVEYALTAASGASTYVLLGTAKPSEFDTVAQSLAAQIKANHQKGSQ; translated from the coding sequence ATGACCGACAACAATTCTCGCGCGCCCATCGTCGCCGAACTCGGTCGACCGGAGACACCCCAGGAAACGGCGGCGCGCACAGCCCTGAACTCCCGAAATCATCGATCGCGGCAGACTGTCAACAACCTCGTGTACTCGCTGCTGGCGACGCTGGCAATCGTCGCCGTGATCATCCTGATGGTCCCGCGCTCCACGCCGCTGTCTGAGACGAACGTCGACTTCGCGGCGATCGCGGCGACGGGGCAGGGTTCTGAGCCTGACCCGCTCGCCGTTCCGAAGTTGTCGAAGGCGTGGACGTCGAATTCTGCCGCACTGCGCACAGCGGATGGCAACGGCGTCGATTCGTGGTACGTGGGACTGATCACGCCGAGCAGGCAGTACATCGGGTTCACGCAAGGGTTCAGCGCGAACGACACCTGGCTGTCTCAATTGCTCGAGGACACCACCGGAACCGGTGCGGTCACCATTGATGGAGTCACCTGGACGGTTTACGACAATCGCAACAGCGCGGCGGATGTCGGTAATGTCGAATATGCGCTCACCGCCGCCTCTGGAGCGAGTACGTATGTGCTCCTCGGCACGGCGAAGCCCAGCGAATTCGACACGGTCGCGCAGTCGCTTGCGGCGCAAATCAAGGCCAACCATCAGAAAGGCAGTCAGTGA
- a CDS encoding Re/Si-specific NAD(P)(+) transhydrogenase subunit alpha: MRVGIARESRAGERRVAATPETVEQLVGLGLDVRVESGAGECAGYPDSAFSKAGARIAERLVVEDLDVLGHVRPLDPQLAGRLHSGAITIGLASPGTELETVRVLARGGVTAFALELVPRISRSQSMDALSSQALVSGYRAVLEAAIRFPRFFPLYMTAAGTIPPAKVLVLGAGVAGLQAIGTAKRLGARVSANDIRPSSAEEVASIGGTFISLDVTTAETAGGYARELSQDRGARQRELLAPHVASSDVLITTAAIPGRAAPLLVTKEMVAAMRPGSVVIDLAAESGGNVEGVIAGEDVLVPVQDGQVTVVGLADAPSAVATDASRLYAKNVANLLALMTTNGVVAPDFSDEIVAATCLTHDGEVRHAPTAAALAEAADGALVPGETQRDDVHETREDDLHEAQERPANEED; the protein is encoded by the coding sequence GTGCGCGTCGGAATTGCCCGTGAGTCTCGTGCGGGCGAACGCCGCGTTGCCGCGACTCCTGAAACCGTCGAACAACTGGTGGGCCTCGGCCTGGATGTGAGGGTCGAGTCCGGTGCTGGGGAATGTGCCGGTTACCCCGATTCCGCCTTTAGCAAAGCGGGCGCGAGGATCGCCGAACGCCTGGTCGTCGAAGACCTCGACGTGCTCGGCCACGTGCGGCCCCTCGACCCGCAGCTGGCCGGACGGCTGCACTCCGGCGCGATCACCATCGGCCTTGCCTCGCCCGGCACCGAATTGGAAACGGTGCGCGTGCTCGCCCGCGGTGGTGTGACTGCATTCGCGCTTGAGCTGGTGCCTCGCATCTCGCGCTCGCAGTCGATGGATGCGCTCAGCTCGCAAGCGCTCGTCTCCGGCTATCGCGCGGTGCTGGAGGCAGCCATCCGCTTTCCGCGGTTCTTTCCGCTCTACATGACCGCGGCGGGCACCATCCCACCGGCCAAGGTACTCGTGCTCGGCGCAGGCGTCGCCGGCCTTCAGGCGATCGGCACCGCGAAGCGTCTTGGTGCGCGGGTGTCAGCCAACGATATCCGGCCATCGTCGGCCGAGGAGGTGGCCTCCATCGGCGGCACGTTCATCTCGCTGGACGTCACAACGGCGGAGACGGCCGGCGGATACGCGCGCGAGTTGAGCCAGGATCGCGGTGCGCGCCAGCGAGAGCTGCTTGCTCCGCATGTCGCGTCATCCGATGTGCTGATCACCACGGCCGCGATTCCCGGTCGCGCTGCCCCGCTTCTGGTCACGAAAGAGATGGTGGCGGCGATGCGCCCGGGTTCCGTCGTGATCGATCTGGCTGCGGAATCCGGCGGGAATGTCGAGGGTGTCATCGCCGGGGAGGACGTGCTCGTGCCGGTCCAGGACGGCCAGGTCACCGTGGTCGGATTGGCGGATGCCCCTTCCGCGGTCGCGACGGACGCCTCGCGGCTGTATGCGAAGAATGTCGCCAACCTCTTGGCGCTGATGACGACGAATGGCGTGGTCGCACCCGACTTCAGTGATGAGATCGTCGCGGCAACCTGCCTGACACACGACGGCGAAGTGCGGCACGCGCCGACCGCGGCGGCACTGGCAGAGGCTGCGGACGGTGCCTTGGTGCCCGGCGAGACGCAGCGTGACGACGTGCATGAGACGCGAGAAGACGATCTGCATGAGGCGCAGGAGCGCCCCGCGAACGAGGAGGACTGA
- a CDS encoding prepilin peptidase, protein MTTDRMSPGSQPLRRRGVDALWQVPVAAALVAIAAVSVGIRPELVGFLYLALVSSELCRTDVTQRRLPNALVVPGYFATVIGLAFGWLRTGVPPVTAVLAGAGAFAFLLLLSAGGGMGMGDVKLGGLLGLNLGVLGVAAAVAGPTIAFVIGGLAGVVALILPASGTRIPFGPYLLIGFWAASALPMFGIG, encoded by the coding sequence ATGACGACCGATCGGATGAGTCCTGGCAGTCAGCCGCTCCGGCGTCGGGGCGTGGATGCGCTCTGGCAGGTTCCCGTAGCGGCGGCACTTGTTGCGATCGCCGCCGTATCGGTGGGGATTCGCCCTGAGTTGGTCGGATTCCTCTATCTGGCGTTGGTGAGCTCCGAATTGTGTCGCACTGACGTTACCCAACGGCGGCTTCCGAATGCGCTCGTGGTACCCGGATACTTCGCGACGGTAATCGGATTGGCGTTCGGCTGGCTGCGCACAGGAGTGCCCCCGGTGACCGCCGTCCTCGCCGGAGCCGGCGCATTCGCGTTCCTGTTGTTGCTGAGCGCGGGCGGGGGCATGGGAATGGGCGACGTGAAACTCGGCGGCCTGCTCGGCCTCAATCTCGGAGTGCTCGGTGTGGCCGCCGCCGTGGCGGGGCCGACAATCGCTTTCGTGATCGGTGGGCTTGCCGGTGTTGTCGCGCTGATCCTGCCGGCCTCCGGCACGCGTATTCCGTTCGGTCCGTACCTGCTGATCGGGTTCTGGGCCGCGAGCGCCCTGCCGATGTTCGGGATCGGCTGA